Proteins from a genomic interval of Sphingobacterium sp. SYP-B4668:
- a CDS encoding tagaturonate reductase produces the protein MIHLSKQHLQHIDATQVDLPPDAIFNLPERVIQFGTGALLRGLPDDYIHKANQAGIFNGRILVIKSTSQGDSNSFDHQDGLYTLLVQGIENGQIIESKQINASISRVLSAHTHWQEILETAENPMMEILISNTTEAGIVETDGDIHDAPPSSFAAKVTAYLHKRFLHFEGDITKGLVIIPTELISDNAAVLKRIVIQISERHQLGNTFITWVDQANYFCNSLVDRIVPGSIPPETLPYQDKLAIMAEPYRLWAIESDSPVVRDRLSFSEIDPSVKIVPNIEQYKEIKLRMLNATHTLCCGVALMTHIKYVKSFFDEPVLDRYIHHLLFQEISPIIQQSGISEQDTQSFGTAVIDRFKNPFLSHQWQSIALQYTTKMKMRVYPLLRHWYSQHDTPPVGIAIGLAAYLITSREQVIGKVTFQDDYRSTMFTHVQQSNFLHNILSDKQIWGEDTNFPGLNDLVQEIIAYAQQHSLIKAIDYFIPQ, from the coding sequence ATGATACACTTATCTAAGCAACATTTACAACATATAGACGCAACACAGGTTGACCTACCACCGGATGCAATATTCAACCTGCCGGAGCGCGTTATTCAATTCGGTACAGGCGCCCTCTTAAGGGGACTTCCAGATGATTATATCCATAAAGCCAATCAGGCCGGTATCTTCAATGGTCGTATATTGGTCATCAAGTCTACATCCCAAGGAGATAGCAACTCCTTTGATCATCAAGATGGACTTTATACTCTTTTAGTGCAAGGCATTGAAAACGGACAAATTATTGAATCCAAGCAGATCAACGCTTCTATCTCTAGAGTATTATCCGCCCATACACATTGGCAAGAAATATTAGAAACAGCCGAGAACCCCATGATGGAGATTCTCATCTCCAATACGACAGAGGCTGGAATAGTAGAGACCGATGGCGATATTCATGACGCTCCCCCAAGTAGCTTTGCTGCCAAAGTGACGGCTTATCTACACAAAAGATTTCTGCATTTTGAGGGTGATATCACTAAAGGGTTGGTTATCATTCCCACGGAGCTTATATCGGACAATGCGGCGGTACTCAAGCGTATTGTAATTCAAATATCAGAACGACACCAGCTTGGCAATACGTTTATCACGTGGGTGGACCAAGCCAATTACTTCTGCAATTCATTAGTAGATCGTATCGTGCCAGGCAGTATACCACCGGAGACACTTCCCTATCAAGATAAATTGGCAATCATGGCCGAGCCCTATCGCCTATGGGCTATTGAATCGGATAGTCCAGTGGTTCGCGACAGGTTAAGCTTCTCTGAGATTGACCCATCAGTCAAGATTGTCCCGAATATAGAACAATATAAAGAAATCAAACTTCGAATGCTAAACGCTACCCATACTTTATGTTGTGGCGTGGCACTTATGACCCACATTAAATATGTAAAAAGCTTTTTCGATGAGCCAGTTTTGGATCGTTACATCCACCATCTGCTCTTTCAGGAGATTAGCCCGATAATCCAGCAGTCTGGAATTTCGGAACAAGATACCCAATCCTTTGGAACGGCCGTCATCGATCGATTCAAAAATCCATTTCTTTCTCATCAATGGCAATCAATTGCACTTCAATACACGACTAAAATGAAAATGCGGGTGTACCCCCTCCTTCGGCATTGGTATAGTCAACATGATACACCGCCAGTCGGGATAGCAATTGGATTGGCGGCCTACTTGATAACGTCTCGCGAGCAAGTAATAGGTAAAGTCACTTTCCAAGATGATTACCGCTCAACAATGTTTACGCATGTACAGCAAAGCAATTTCCTTCACAACATACTTTCTGACAAGCAGATATGGGGCGAAGACACAAACTTTCCAGGTTTGAACGATCTCGTACAGGAGATTATAGCCTATGCCCAACAACACAGCCTTATCAAAGCCATTGACTACTTCATTCCACAATAA